The Triticum urartu cultivar G1812 chromosome 5, Tu2.1, whole genome shotgun sequence genome contains the following window.
ATATGAGTCAAGCATGTAGTGTATCGTAGTCGACTGTTGTACGTACTACAAAACAGCTTTTTTCGTATGCATCGACTGGGGCACCAGACAGGCTCCACCTCCATGCATGGCCGGTTCACTCGTCGCGATCCATTGATCACCCAGCGGCCCAGCCGGCCGGGCTGTGGCCCTTGTCGCTCGAGTTTTTTCATTTGCAGTCAGATCTCGCGAGCGACAGGCACAGCATACGCGCCATGCGTGCACGTACTGGTGCCACGTGCGGGGCTGTCAGCGTACGTACGCCACGCTCTGCATGCGATCCCCACCGCAGTGATTCCAGAAGTGGTCCTCCCGCGCACGCCGGCCCATGCATGCACGGCCTGGCTCCGGTCGACGGATCGATCGGGCGCGGCCGAGGCGGACGGTACGTGCTGCTGGCCCTCCGAGGTGACTGGTGAGTTGATGCGGCCGGCGGCCTGCGCGCGCACGAGCACGGCCCCTGTCTCCACTCGctttagggcatctccagccgttggccttCAGGAGGAGCAAAAAATCGTCTCTGGAACGCACCGGCGCTAAACCGTGCATTGGAGGCGTGATGCCCCCAGTCGCGGCTATGGGCGAGTTCattcaaatttaaacatattttacaaaaaaaaaaaaaaaaaactaccACGGGCTACCCGCCGTCTCTCTCGCCACCCGCCCACGCGGTTCTACATGCCGAGAAGGTtgtagaaccgcgtgtagtcaccgccgtcgtcgtcgtcgccgcccccacctacgcctccgccgtccctgctgcatcccttccccggttggcgcggcgggttggacggtccgggggcgtcgtcgtcgtcgctatcGAGGACGACGCCATCGTCCTCGTCCTCTCGCCCACGTttgcgggcggcgatctcctccagggcccggcgctgccggaccatctcCTCGCGCAGGTAGTCGTCGCGCGACCACCGCATggcgtcctcgtcggagaagccgcGCTAGGCTATCCCCTCGTACTCCGGGGGGAGGCTGGACTCCACCTTGAGCTCGACGAGGGCGCCGGGGCTGTGGGTACGCACGCTGACAGGCgtgtcctggggctccggcttgacggaagaggtggaggcagggagagccgccggacgaggaggaggacacCCCGGTCTCCATGTGCCTCGGCGTCCAGGAGCTTCCCCGATGGCGTGAGAAGGACGGGGGAGCGGGGTACTCGAGGCacggcgtgttgccgccctcgatgtactcgaggacggactccaacgtgcgcccgggcacgccccaccaccgaCGCCGGCCGGTGGCGTTGAACCTGCCGGAGGgcacgacgccgttggtggcctcgagaTGCTCGTCGTGCCGGCGGTGGAAGTACGGCTCCCAGATTGGACTGTCGGGGACGTACTGAAGCCGCTCCCTCGCCGCACGCGGCAGGGACGAGCGGATGCGTGCGATCTCCGCACGCCGCGCCGCGCCGGTGGGTACCGGGGGCACCGGCATGCCGACGGCGCTGATCCTCCACgccccgggcacccgcatgtccggcgggaccgggtactcggcctcaAAAAGGAGGCGAGTCTCGTCCTCGTGCAGATGACGGCGCCCGAAtccgttcgccgccgcgccgtcgcctggaAAACGCTCGGCCATGCTTTCTCAACTGATGACGGTGAGAGGAGGAAAGGCGGAGAAATGAACGCGTCGTCGGTGGATGATCAGGGTGAGTCTCTCCGGCGCGCCTGCAGTCGGCTTTTATAGGCGGAGACGCCGCGTGGTAGGCTTGGCCGGCGCGTTACGCGTGGCGTGATTGCGTGCGGCCGAGGGACGCGTCGCCCAGCCTTCACTGCGCcacccgtgaggcatcaatggaggctgaccggcgcggTAGCGCGCGGCAGttttggcattgattcgccgcgagaaacgaggcgatgaggacgacgaaggggcgagaagagagtagagtcgctgacgcggcgggcccgcAGCTCTTCGCGCCAAAAACGATTCGTCCGGCGCCCCCGAGCGACCTCCAGCACGCCGGGTTCGGGTTGGGTCCGCCGGCGCCAATTTCAGCCCGAGCCAGCGAAAATTATGCTCTCGGGGACCCCCTTTTTTTATCTGGGTTGCTAACTCAATGATAGAGTACTCGGCTTTTAAGTGCGACTATGATCTTTTACACATTTGGATGAAACAACAAATTCGTCCAGACTCTTGGTAGAGTCTAGAAGACCACGACTGATCCTCAATTAAGGAAATGGCTATCAAGAACGAATTAACCCTTTATCCATTTTTTCTTTTTAAATACCCCCTCCCTGGGGAAAGAAGAATAGTAAAAAAGCTAAGCCAATTTTTTAACACCAGCGAACAAAAAAACGCCTGGGAGTCCTTTTaagggcgcggctggagatgctcttactcCCCCGGTCAGTCGTACGTGACCACGCGCCCGTCCGCCCCCCGCACGCGCGTGCGACGCACAGTGGGCGGGACGCGCCAGGCCAGGGAGATACAAATGGCATCCGAAACGCGTCCAACTTCGGGGTTCGAACAAAGGGCAGCTACAGTGCCAAAGTTGTTTACTGTGCACGGTAGGTTGCCTCAAGACCGGGCTGATTTACAGTACTGAGAGCAGCACGAGTGCACGACCAGTAGCGATCGAATTGATTGGGGCTGCAGGAGGCAAATCTGGGAAAGCAGATTGGAGCGGCGTACGTGGCCATGTGGCGGGCACGGGGCATGGCCCCTGGCCGGCCCGACTGACCTGACCCGACCCGACCCTGCCCCTGACCCTGACCCCCACGCAGATCCGCTTTCCCGGCCCAGGCGCACGCGCGCGCGCCCGGATGGACGCCGCTGCGCGCACACGTACCCGTGAGCGACGGGCGGAGCGCGATCCGGCCCCCCGTCGCATGCCGCGCACGCCAAATCGGGCAAGGGGAAAGGGCCGGCCCGCGCGTCCCATCCGACGGGGGCGCGGCACCCGACACCCGCACCCCACGCGCGCGCCACCGATGCCCATCCATCCGCCCGCCATGAGCAACGACGACGCGCGTGCCGCACGCATCGCCATCATCGACACATCCATCGTCTCCTCGCCGCGCCATGCGTGAGCCGGGGACGGGTATCTTGGCCGGTCGCTTGCGACGGATTCGCGAAGGTTTCCGTGCGGGCGCAAGGTAGTACAGGCGACGGCGAAAGCTCCGCGGATCGACTGTGCGGCCACGTGAGGCCGATCTACCGAGGTCTTTGTTTTTCCTGCTCCCCCGGCGATAGGGCGGGTGGGGGTAAAAAGTGATGCGAGGGCCGATGGCGCGCCGATCGGATCAGATAGATAGTCGTACGAGCCACGTGAAGCGATTGTGCGCGTGCTGGACGGGCGGAGCTTGGCGGTGGGGCAACCGAACTGAACACGCAATGATGCTTTTCTATCTATCtatctttttttttgcggggatctatctatctatctatcctGCTAGATTTACTGCGGCGGTGATGGATCCGGGCAGTGCTTCCTTTTTTTTACCGCCGACGATGGGACACAAAGCCAAAGGCGGGCGGGCGGGCAAAGTGGGCGGGCACGCGGTAATAATAAACGGAGAGAGCCGAAAGCGGTAAGTGAACCACGCGGCCCAGGCGTGATGGCGATCGTGCCGCCTAAACCAGCAGCCCGCGAAAAGCGAGAGTTGACAGACGCGCACTCACGCACGCACGCGGCAGGAGGTTTTAGTTTGTCTGTCCGGATCGGAACGGCGGTGAGACAACAACATCGGAGGAAGTTTAGTTCGTACCACCACCACCGTTTTTAAAGACCGTTTAGAATGCACTCCTCGGGACTGACAGGCTCAGAAGCGAGCACGCATGTTCAGCATAGTACTACTAGTAAGTTTTGCTCTCTTTGTTGCTGATTTGCTGGGCGGGACGAAGCAACCCAATAATTTTGTACTGACACTGGCGCGTGAATTCGATCGGAGAGAGGGGGAGGACGGAGGTGCGCGGGGGacggtggggagagagggggtgGCGAGGCCGAATCTGGAGCACATGACCCCGCGCGGGTCGCCATCCACGGGATGCCCGCAATTTCCGGCTCCATGTGCCGCCGCGGGCCCGGCCAACAACCGGCACGTGACCCCCTCCCCACTCCACGTCGACCTATCCTATTCCTATTCCTATTCCGTCCCCCGCCGGCCGCACTCGCACGACCCGCCCCCCCCCGACCCACCACCACTACCTCCCTCCCCCACCTCGGGATCGCCCCACGCGCCAATCTCCCTCCGGCGCCGCGGTACGGCACGGCGGGGGTGACCACGGCACGTGCGCTGCGCGGCGGGCGCCTGCAGCCTACTACTCCGTCACGTAACGGCGTCTCTCTCGCGGCGGTGGCAACGACCAGGTGCGGGGGGCCGCGCGCGCGCGCGTGCCGTATAAAGTCTTCCACAGCTCACACGGGCAGCCGCCTGCCTAGCTAGCCGCTGGTAGAGGAGGAGAAGCCGTAGCAGCGTGTGCagagagagaagagggagagttcagaggggggagagagagagagagagagagagagagagagagagagagagttctCCACTCCTTGCAAGCTCTTGCGCGCGCGTGCTCGGGGAAGGTCAATTGTTCCGGCGATCGTTCCCAGCCGAGGAGAATTGCGCGTCCGGCGGCGAGGCGATGCGACTGACCGACTGATGCGCTAGAATTATGGGCATCCAAGGTACGTACCAAGGCTTACGGCCGGCGCCGTCTAGCATGGATGGCCGCATTAATTTTGTCTTCCTCGCCGGGGATCCATGGCTTCACGCCGCGGCGTTGCCTAATTGGGAAAGAGCGTGCGTGTGTGTGCAGGGAACAAGGCGACGCACGACTTCCTCTCGCTCTacgcccccgccgccgcggccgcggCCGCCGCCAAGGACTCGTCTCTCCAGCTCCACGACTCCAAGCCTCCCGCCGCCTCCCAAGGTTCGTCGATCCGCACTCCAATTCCGCGTCTCCTTCCCTCTCCCAGCCTCTGATCGCAacctccccctccccccctctctctctctcagacGACGGATTAGTTCCTAGCAGTATCAGCCAACTTCGATCGAATTGGCAGCTAGGTAGGTCAGATCATGATCTCTGGGCAGCCAGGTCCAAATTACGCTCAGGTTTCGTTCGTGAAGAATGTAATTAACCGACTAGTTCTTCCCTGCTGTGAATaaattttcttcttcttcttcttggggcaACTGCTTGGAGATCAACCTTGGAAGGAAGACCAGCAGTAGGCGTAAACAATTAGCCAGCGCACGAACATGCTTGGTCGTCACTGTAGCGTGCGACCGGTGACGATGATTGGGGTTCAAAATCTCGTGTCAAGTTGGCGATGTGAAGCGACAACCAGAAGCAACGGCGAGCGGATCACGTGTGGGTTGGACGCAAGCGGCGGCCGTCGACGCCTCGCTCGCTTCCCCGACCTGCCTCCATCCGTCCTATCTGGCCGGGCCCCACCTTGATTATGCCCCACGAGGCCACGAGCCTAATCATGATTAGCCCAGCGCAACCCTCGTGTTAGTTCTTTTAGAAAGAAAAAACTTGTGTTAGTTCATTCTTCTTACTAGTACAATTGTTATTTTTGGTTTGTTAATGACAAGTTTACTTATGTTACTGCTGATTTTTTTTAACACCaacttatattaattaaccaaccacaccagtacactcattcgatacaatattcaccacacagggcggtacaTCATTAACAaaaataccatctaatctattatcaaagctatacttagcgattaaaTGAGTCACCATATTGGCCGtacggctaatctttgacaattgaagattgttgattaACTTCGAGATACTCGATGctcttcaggtcacgcatagcagacctgtcataGTCCCCCGATGTAAGAGACGCTACCACAAAAGCGCAGTCAGTCTCTAAAATTATAGGATTATGAAGAGAAATACCTATGTAGAGACCGGCAATGCAAGCTCTAAGCTCTGCTTCCTCCACGCTTTGACCGGCAATGTTACTGCTGATTGTTATACGGAATATATACTGAGAAGCAAAGAATTGCTGCAGGTTTCTTTCTGAAGACGCACGACTTCCTGCAGCCGCTGGAGAAGCCGGCGGCGTCGGCACCGTCCGGCGCGGAGAGGCAGCCGCAGACGACGAAGCACGCGCTGCCGGGCGGCATCGGCACGTTCAGCGTCAGCCAGCAGGCGCCCGGAGCCGCCGGACCACTGCCGGCCGCCACCGCCGCGGTGGTGGTGAAGCCCGAGCCGCCGGCGTTCGTGCTCTGGGGCCAGCCCACGGCATCACAACCACCGAGAGCACAAGGTACCCACGATCAGTCCCCTCTCCGGCCGCCGTCGCCCGTGAGCCGTGGTGGAAGCCAGCGGTCGTAGATGCTGCTACGCGCTCCGGGGCCGGGCCTTTGCTTTCCGGTCGTCGATCGACGTCGACGTGCCGGGCGCACGCaggcacgcacgcacgcacgtggATCACGTCGTCTTCTCCCTCTCACCACGTCAGTGCGCAGGGCTCAGTACCTAACCTACCCACCGCCCGCGCTGTAGCCGCTGGCATGTGTCNNNNNNNNNNNNNNNNNNNNNNNNNNNNNNNNNNNNNNNNNNNNNNNNNNNNNNNNNNNNNNNNNNNNNNNNNNNNNNNNNNNNNNNNNNNNNNNNNNNNNNNNNNNNNNNNNNNNNNNNNNNNNNNNNNNNNNNNNNNNNNNNNNNNNNNNNNNNNNNNNNNNNNNNNNNNNNNNNNNNNNNNNNNNNNNNNNNNNNNNNNNNNNNNNNNNNNNNNNNNNNNNNNNNNNNNNNNNNNNNNNNNNNNNNNNNNNNNNNNNNNNNNNNNNNNNNNNNNNNNNNNNNNNNNNNNNNNNNNNNNNNNNNNNNNNNNNNNNNNNNNNNNNNNNNNNNNNNNNNNNNNNNNNNNNNNNNNNNNNNNNNNNNNNNNNNNNNNNNNNNNNNNNNNNNNNNNNNNNNNNNNNNNNNNNNNNNNNNNNNNNNNNNNNNNNNNNNNNNNNNNNNNNNNNNNNNNNNNNNNNNNNNNNNNNNNNNNNNNNNNNNNNNNNNNNNNNNNNNNNNNNNNNNNNNNNNNNNNNNNNNNNNNNNNNNNNNNNNNNNNNNNNNNNNNNNNNNNNNNNNNNNNNNNNNNNNNNNNNNNNNNNNNNNNNNNNNNNNNNNNNNNNNNNNNNNNNNNNNNNNNNNNNNNNNNNNNNNNNNNNNNNNNNNNNNNNNNNNNNNNNNNNNNNNNNNNNNNNNNNNNNNNNNNNNNNNNNNNNNNNNNNNNNNNNNNNNNNNNNNNNNNNNNNNNNNNNNNNNNNNNNNNNNNNNNNNNNNNNNNNNNNNNNNNNNNNNNNNNNNNNNNNNNNNNNNNNNNNNNNNNNNNNNNNNNNNNNNNNNNNNNNNNNNNNNNNNNNNNNNNNNNNNNNNNNNNNNNNNNNNNNNNNNNNNNNNNNNNNNNNNNNNNNNNNNNNNNNNNNNNNNNNNNNNNNNNNNNNNNNNNNNNNNNNNNNNNNNNNNNNNNNNNNNNNNNNNNNNNNNNNNNNNNNNNNNNNNNNNNNNNNNNNNNNNNNNNNNNNNNAAGCTTGGTGGTGGCATCCCCCAAACAGATCCAGTTAAGACATGAGCGTTGTCTCATCTTGACCTTCTAGATGGCGAGAAGGCCAAGGTAAGAAGCCTTGAGTTGTCTCCTCAAAACCCTCTCAGGTTCTGACAGTGGCCGCCTTTCCTCGGCGACGTCCAGACGCCAGATGATCTCCTTTACCACCGCAATCTGGGTGTTTAGAACACCAACCTTCTCTTTTTGCCACTTGCGCAAAGCCTTCGCGGTTCGGCACAACTTGATATGAATCGTACGGAGAGCATCCTGGGACAGGGCGGGCTTGTCCCACACCGCCGCGACCGCATCATGGAAGCCAGGGAGTCGCAGCCAGAACTcctcaaatttgaaggatggctTCCTCGCATTGTCGACGCACCCTTGAAGGAATAGTGGGGCATGGTCGGAGCAGGTCGTTGATATGGCCTGGAGATGCGCATTTGGGAAGAGCAAATCTCGGTCATCGGAGTGGAAAACATGGTCAATCTTGGTCATGTCCGGATTTGCTTGCTCGTTGGACCAGGTGAAACGCCTCCCACACATGCGTAGCTCTTTTAGTTGCATGAAGTCAAGGGCCTCACGGAATTTCCCAATGAGACGGCGATTGATGTTGGCGTTGCTCTTGTCCGCCGCTTTAGTGATCAGATTGAAATCCCCCAAAAGGAGCCACTGCCTTCCAGTCATGGCAGAGAGAGTCCTCAACTCCTCAATGAATGCCACCTTCTCCGACTCACCCTGAGGACCATAGACGCAAGTGATGGTCCAGGTAATGCGATCATTTAGCATGGTGACAGAGGCGGAGATGGTGCCCGGTGTAGCCTGGCAGTCTGACAGTGTGAAGAATCGGTCCGACGTGGCCAAGATCATTCCTCCTCTAGTGCCGGTTGCAGGCAAGACAAAGTAGTTGGCGGTGAAGCAAAGGGCCAAGCATCTCCCTGATGATGGAGTCGTCAACTAGTTGTAGCTTCGTCTCTTGGAGACAGACGATGGAGGCATGGGAGTCGCGAACAATATCACGAACGGCGTCATAGCGAGCGCGCGAGTTAAGTCCGCGGACGTTCCAACAGATGATTTTAACGTCAGATTGTGCAATATGGGAAACTTAAAAGTAGCACGGTGGATGTAGACTTCAGGAGGCGCCGAGGAAATAGAATGAAATGGAGTGAAGTGCAGCTAGCAGACTTGAGCTTGGTGACAAAATGTAGAGAAGATAGGCGACCTCCAGTCGCGACATGGTTCTGGACGACTAAAACGAAGAGCAGGAAAGGAAGGTG
Protein-coding sequences here:
- the LOC125556203 gene encoding 60S ribosomal protein L22-like encodes the protein MGIQGNKATHDFLSLYAPAAAAAAAAKDSSLQLHDSKPPAASQGFFLKTHDFLQPLEKPAASAPSGAERQPQTTKHALPGGIGTFSVSQQAPGAAGPLPAATAAVVVKPEPPAFVLWGQPTASQPPRAQGTHDQSPLRPPSPVSRGGSQRS